AAAAAATTCCCACTATGCTCCCAGTTATGTGCATATGACATTTGGATAATTTAAGAAGGTATAGAGGTTGACAGCTTTGATGGTATCTAAATGTTAACCATAGAAAGCAGTGTTTATGTTATAGAAGATGTGTAAATTATCAGTGAAGTGAAAAGGTAAAATAATGCTCAAGACTTAAGTCTTCTCGTAAAACTGAGAATCCCTACTTGACCTCTTATCTTCTCACAATCCTTCAACAGGACTTTATCGACTTAACTAGAGAAACCAGACCAAGGGCAAAGGATCGTAATGGACTCTGTGTGATCGACCTGACAGGAACTGAGGAAGAAGATAGCCCAATTGCCACTCTTGACTTGACTCAAGAATCTGTTGCTCCCTCTCAGAAGGAGCCAACCAGTCTGCAGACATGTGCCAACCTCTCCAACAAAGAGGTAATGGAAGGGCGGGTGGACCGAAGCTCTAGGCCTGGCACACAGAGAGTCGTTAACAACGATCCTGTGGATTTGGACCTGTTGGAAGAGACTACATTTGAATGTCCCCAGCACCTTACATCCATCAGTCAGGACTCTGTTTATCCAGCAGAGCCCAATTGTAGCTCAACAGCATTCAAAGGTGACTTTGGCTTCTTGGCAAGCCTACAGCTAACTTCAGATGTTCACTTCCCATCCCCAACAAGCAATAATGGTAGCAGCAGCAATCAAAGGGCACCCTTGCCATGCCCACTGCAAGCCTCGCCATGCCCACTACAAGCCTCACCATGTCCTCCACGAGCTTCCTCATGCCCACCACGAGCCTTGTCATGCCCTCCGCAAACCATGCAGTGCCAACCACAAGCCTTGCCTCACCCACCTCAAGAAGTTCCATGCCCTTCTCAAGATGTGCCCTGCCCTCAGAATGAGCCATGCCCTCAGCAGGATATGCCAGGCCCACCTCAAGACTCATTGTGGCCTCCTCAGCTCTCACCAAGCCCACCTCAAGACTCATTGTGGCCTCCTCAGCACTCACCGAGCCTGCCTCAGGACTCATCGTGGCCTCCTCAGCTCTCACCAAACCCACCTCAAGACTCACTCTGCCCACCTCAAGACTCTCTAGGCCTACCTCAAGAGGTACCAGGCCCACCTCAAAACATATCATATCCACTAAATGTGGCACACTTGCAAGACATGCCACAGTCACTGCAAGATGCACCACAGTCACCAGCAGACATGCCACAGACACCAACAGACATGCGACATTCACCTGGAGACATGCCACTGTCACCTGAAGATGTTCCACATTTACCTGGAGCCATGCCACCGTCACCAGAAGACATGCCACGTTCACCTGGAGATGTACCCCTGTCAGCAGATGTGTCACAGTCACCAGGAAATACACCACACTCACCAAGAGATGGGCCACACTTAACGGGAGATGTGCCACACTTACCAGAAGATGTGCTGCATACCTCTGGAGATACGCCACGCCCACTTAGAGACTTGCCTGACTTACCACAAGATAAGCCTGACTTACCCCAGAATGATGTACAGAACCATGACACTCCTATGGATATCTCAGCTTCATCCTCTAGGAGCTGCTCTCCCAGTCCACAGTCTCCCTTAGAGAAAGTTCCTTGGCTTTCTGTCCTGGAAACCCCAGCCAGAAAAGAGATATCACTGTCAGAGCCTGCCAAGCCTGGGTCTGCCCAGGTACAAGTACGAACACCACAAGGCAGGCTGCTCAACAGACCATGCCTGCATAGACTGAAGTACTTTTTACGCCCTCCGGTGCATCATCTCTTCTTCCAGACGCTAATACCAGATAAAGACACAAGAGAGGTGAGCTAACATAACTTGTTCTAAGGATTGGGGTTCTTTTGTATAGGCCTAGGATAAAGCTACTGTGACTGGAGTCCACGCATGAGAGGACAGGCCCAGTATAGACTCAACATTGTTATCGTTCCATCGCTATGGAGACCAGGCAGTTTAGAGTCAGATCAGGGTCCAAATTTCAGCTGCACACTTAAATACTGGCATCATACAAGTCACTTTacctttctaagcctcagctttcctatctgtaaaatgaagatgaaaaCATACCTCACAAGGCCATTAAATGAGATGACATGTAAAGTGCCTCTTAGAGTGTCTGGCTCATCACAGGACTTCATCAGATGCTTGTCTTCGACTCTGGGTCTTACTCTTTCTAATGCCCTTATCACAGCTCCCATATCACAGAGATAATCTCTTGACACTTCAGTGCCTCCAAAATTATTACTCCCTGCCCTTCAGGGAGGAAATTCAATTTTAAGACTTTAGTGAGGACTTTAGTGAGAATGCAGCTTCCCATTGGTCCTCGATCTATGAGGACTAAACCAGATGTGTAAGGGAAAAATGTGTGGCTAAGTCCCACAACATGAAGCTATTTTTTCATTACCCACAACCCCGTTCCCAACATTAAGAAGACTGGCTTGAGTACAAAAAGTCAAAGGATGCTTTCTCCTCCTTGTTGGGGCAATCAGTGGTCCAGCTTAGCAGGTATCAGGTGGTCACATTGAATTGGCTTTGGAGggtgatttttcttctcttttttgtttttatttttctcttgtcttCTGCTTCTGAGTGACTCCACTCAACCATTAGCTCATTATTTTTTCCCAGTGGGTTCACCTCAAGTTGGTGATACTTAATGGATAATCTGTCCGTCATTAAGAACACTTGCGGGACTAGAGAGAGTTTATCAGATTCCCTAGTGAAGACTGTGGGGCTTTTTGTAGGCACAGTATGACTACACAAAGCCACCAGTAGATGCCTATGGGAGACCACGTCACCCTTCTCTGTATACACATAGCTCAGATTTTTAGTTGACAGTTAAGCTGGACAGAGTGGATTTTTCTACTTCGTCTTTGTTTCTTACCTTCTTAAAGAACCTCAGCCATCTAGAACACATCTGTGAATCTTTTCTGCCCCTCCTATAATTTATTTTGTGccttcaataaatacttattcaCTAGGCCCATTTTCCCCCAGAACTTCTTCAGCCATTCCCTACACTGCCACTTACCAGCCATTCACCTTAACTCCCTGAGTCTTTTTTTGTTTAACTCTAAAATAGGGTCATACTACTCATATCATAGAGTTGTTTGACTTCAAGATGAACATCTAAAGCACATAGCCATCTTTCAGGACTTATAGAAATGTTCTATAAGTATTAATTCCCTTTAAGGGTATGGGCATCAAAACAATTTGTAAACATTTATCTGTTTGTAGATTTCCCCTTTTGTAGACAAGAAATGAATAATAAGGGCCCAAGGTTgtaaagtggagccctggtggcacagtgtttaagagctcagctgctaaccaaaaggccggcagttcaaatccagcaggtgttccttggaaaccctatggggcagttctgctctgtcctatacggtcactatgagttggaatcaactttatggcaatggatttggtttggttttttgataatGTTGTAAAGTGCATCAAGTATAAAACCTGTCACCAAAGCAAGATGTTTGTTCTTCTCTTGTCTTCTCTTGCTCTTAATTCTCATTACATGCCACATACAGCCATGGCCCCTCATCAGAGAGCTCAGAAGGACCCTGGGGTGATTTGAGACATGAGGAGAGCTAACTGGTCATCTCTCCTCCAGAAGATTTTCTGGAAGGGAAAGTCCAGTCATCACTGTATACCCTGTTCTACATAAGCTGTCAGATCTTTGGTTGGCTATTTTAAAGTTAGAATTTATTTTCTGAGTTTAAAAATCATACTTattattataaaacatttttaaaatataagaaatatcAGCTACAGTGCTATCACTCAGAATTTATTATTGTTAATTTGGtatatttccttatttgtattttttatgcATATGCATAAAATTATCAAATTTTCAATAATtgggattttatatatatacacatgtgtatgcattttttatttttctttgtagagAGCAAGGGTTAAGAGGGGGGCTCTGGAGTTACACCATCTATATTTGAAACCAGCGTCTGCCATTTGCTGCATGACAAATGCTTAATCTCTCTAAATCTtagtttccttgtctataaaatgggaataataataacatgTATTTCTTAGGGCTGTAAAAATTAAGTGAGGATAAGTTAAGTGTTcaaaatcattattattatattcccATATCAGTAAaaattgaatattttaaaaagtagtaaGTGCCTATTGTGAAAAAAGTTGAAAAATACAACAAAGCATAAAGAGGAAGTCATCACTCACAATTCTACCATCCAGATAACGGAAACCACATTTTACATATTGCCTCCCAggctttatgtatatatatgttttttgaaaagcaatttaatatttactgttgtctcaaaaacaacaaaatactattctcctcctaacaacaaaacttaGTTAAAATTTCTCTCCATCTGTTTTAGTATCTGACATAGCACTGCAATTTACCCTATTATCTCATCACCCTCACCCCAAACTCAACTTAGACTAGCTCTTGACTCTTTTGCACTTCCTTTTCTATCCTGTACTTTCACACAGATGAAATCACGTTGTACATAGAATTTTGAATTCTGACTTTTTAAACTTAATATAAGCATTTTCATATATCATTAAAAGTTTTTTAGATAAGGCTTTCCTgtagtttttaaattattattattattatgaaaaataataaatgcatAAAAAATTTTACTGTCTTCAACCTGTTTCAGAACCCTTCATTTTTATGTGCTATGGAAACCCATcctgattcatttatttttatctctaCAGAGCAAGTGTCGAAAAGCAGAAGTTATCCCGCATCGAAGACTAAGAATGGTGACAAATACAATTGAAGAAAATTTTCCCCTGGGGACTATGCAGTTTTTGATGGACTTTGTGTCACCTCAGCATTACCCACCCAGAGAAATTGTGGCTCACATCATCCAGAAAATCCTACTGAGTGACTCAGAGACCCTGGATGTCCTAAAGGAGGCCTACATGCTCCTCATGAAAATTCAACAGTATGAACCTTCCCAGCCAGCTGTTGGCAAACCTGCCAGGGAACCTAGACTCGGTCACTGCTTTGCCTTACCTAAGCTTTATTCAGCTAACCATTAGGGAAGCTGATTTAGTATATTAGTGTAATCTGGGTCACAAGTGATAGGAAACTCAATCTAGACCAGCTCCCCAACTGGTAAACGAGAATTTAATGGCTCGTGTTACTAGCAACCTAGGGGTACGATGTGACTTGACTCtgtattcaaaagtggttactaAGACCCATTTTTCAGCTCTGCTTTGGCTCTATTTTCAGGTTCCACATGGTAGCCCCCGAGTTTCAGGCTTTTATGACACTCCTAGTGGGAGAGAGAGCCTACTTCCCTGATAGTTACACAAGAGTCCTGAAATTGAGTCCTATAGGCTTTGATTGGCCTAACATCAGATATGTGCCCATCTTTCAGCCAGTCACTATGAACTGAGGGGTAGAATAGCATCCAGGGTACTAGTAGGTAAAGCCAGCTGCTTATGGGCTAAAAGTGTTAAAGAGTTGGTTTCTTGAAGCAAAATTGGGGTATTAATGCCTCTAAAAATAGGAGCATATACTAGGTAGCAGAAAGCAATGAAGTTCTACTATACCCAGATTGAGATGGTATGGTACAAGAGGGTGGGCAGGAACACTGAGGATAAAAGAAGGATTCTTCCTTTTATCATCTTCCGGACCCCAGCCCTTCTTCCACCAAACTCTCCagaaatgtaattgatgtcacttgACTTTCAGGCTACATCCAGCCAATGCCAAGACAGTGGAGTGGGACTGGAAGCTGCTCTCCTATATCATGGAGGAAGAGGTAATATAACAATCATAAGGGGTATCTTTTACAGAGGAATTTTAACTAGGAACAAAAGTAACAGCAAATCTGGTAGTAAAGTCTTCATCGTTAGTCCCTCCTTATATTCCTGCTGCTGCAAAAAAATTTCCTAGTGAAGTGCTATGTGCTGTCTTCCAATTCAAGATCAGATTCGTTGACTTATCCCCTCTCCCTTTTAATGGGATCGTAAGATCCCATAAAATGTAATAATAAATGAATAGAGATGTTATAAATCCATGGCAATGAAAGTGAGGAGAAGGACAATAAATTTGAACAAAGATTTGGAAGGCCTCGAAGACAGGTAAGAGCGATGACCAATGAACCCGGACAGAGAAAGCCACAGGCCAGAATACATGGAGAAGGGGCTGCAGCCAAGAGGGGAGGAAATCTGCCCTTCAGAACACACAGATAGGCTTTGGACTCAGAAACAGAATATATAGTAGAGGGTGGAGTGAGATATGGCAGTAAACGGATTTGCTAAAAGACTGTAGATGGGACAGTCAGCCTCTCCCTTCCTGAGGACAGCAAGTCCAGTAGCCAGGTTACCTATGTAAAAGGGCAGTAGCGGTAGAGTCGTCAatacctgtctaacttcagggaggataatgcaaatcaaaaccagcccaaggctgatccctaggaggtggaggtcagacatacttccacTCTCCagcatttttaccaattctgacacagccatccctcccacagcactccctacttctctactgggttcaataatctgttgcaatggccacacaaaagacagaccatacttacagctAAGTGGTTTGTTAAGGAAGCAACAAGGTATGACTGGGGATCAGTTGGGCTTTATTAGTTAGGATCATTTCACCTGTAACAGAAAACCCAACTCAGACTTGCTTAAAACAATAAGGGTACGTGTAAGCTCACATTACTGTAAGTTCAACAGTGGGGTAGACATCATGGTTGCTTGATCTAGCAGCTCAGCAGTGACATTAAGGATCCAgtttccttctgtctctctgttctGCTGTCCACAGATCTGTGGCTATCCTAAGACTGATAAGTTCAGTGTGAGAAAGAGACTGACTTCCCATGGCCACCTCTTAAGATCACTATACTCCTGGAGACTCCAGCAGACCTCTGGGTGCAACTTAGCTATTAAATCTGCAGATGCCTATATATTTTGAATAAACAGATTATTTTGGGCTTCTACTGTCTTAATGTGGAGAGCTTATTGTCTAGGCAGTATACTTATGACTGGGCCCCCTGCTCACTGGTAAAGACATAACACAGGTGAGAGAATAGGGAAAAGAAAATGGCTTCTGAAACCTTagctaaaccagttgccaccaagatgactctaactcatggccgccccatgtgtcagaggaactgtgctccacagggttttcaatgactaattttttgaTAGAtcgcccaggcctttcttccaaggtgccactgggtagactcgaacctccaaccttttggttggtaactgagcacattaaccatttgcaccatccagggactcctctggaACCTTACAGGGTATGATTCTTTTAGCAGTTGCCCTGTTTGTCCTCATTTGTAATGCCCCAGCCTGTCTGCACTCTCCCAGAGCCTCTCTTTCAGGTACAGCCACACTTGCTGACTTGTAGCCCTCCCTTAGACTCAGCATTTATGAGAGCCAATACTCACTGTCATCCAGGGAGGAAATTCGGACTTCTCATTCTTTCTCCCCACAGGGACAAAATCTGCCCGGCCGAGTGCTTTTTCTGCGTTATGTAGTACAGACCCTGGAAGATGACTTCCAGCAGATGCTGAGGAGGCAGCGCCAGCATTTACAGCAATCCATTGCAAGCACTGTGCTGTCCTGTGACAAGCAGCCCCACAATGTCAGGTAACCAGCCTCCTGAACCCTGGAATTGCAAGAGGGTCAGGGTTACATGTAGGCAGCTACTGAATGGAATCTGCATCTCCAGTTCCTCTTCTGTGGGCCAGAGAGTATCAGATAGGTGAGATTTTCAGGTCATTATATAGCATAAAAGGATAATCATTAAAACTGCAGACAATCATAAAAGAAACCCTTTTTCTGCACCAGCTATGAGTCAGACACCATAGCTTGAATAATTTTTCTGTCAAGACCGTCAGGCTTCCTCTGGTTTATTTCAGTAttgtccaaacagcctggtacaatcCACATGGGAAACTTCAACCTGTGTGAAACTTTTTATTTATAGCTTTTATAAGCCTAGGTTTCTTTCTAGCCCCCTGAGTAACTCAAGATAAATCTCTTGATTTAGGGTCTCATTTGTCACTATTAGTTTCTGATAAGTAATGTTATGGTAATAGGCCATGTGGCTAACCAAATAAGCAATAAGGAAGCAAGCGTGCATTCTTTTTATAAAATCAGGGTCAGAACTTCTGGAAAGTCCACACAGTGGAACTATTATATCCTTGTACCAGGAGGAAAAGATGTAATTTCTAGGGTGAGGATCTCAGGCTGGAATTTTCCTCTTGGAACCATACCCCTTGCTTTTTTAGAAATGAGTCTCACCAGCATAGTGTACCAGCATCCTTTCTTAAGAGCAGCACTGAAATTCTTCTACTAAAATTTACATGCCCATGTGTTCTTACATATTTATTAAGAATAGTTTTCAGAGGCCATATGGGATATTAATTATTATAACTCCTCTAACAAAAAAGGAGGATGTTTCATTGTATTTTGGGCATTGGTCAGCTTCTTAGTTTGCATGCCTGTGTCTATTTCTCTGTGTATGGCATTTTCTGTAAAATTTAAATgtcccaatggaacagaattgagaactcagatgtaaatccatccacctctgATCAactaatctttgacaaaggaccaaagtttattaaatgggggaaagacaatctttttaaaaaa
Above is a window of Loxodonta africana isolate mLoxAfr1 chromosome 2, mLoxAfr1.hap2, whole genome shotgun sequence DNA encoding:
- the SIMC1 gene encoding SUMO-interacting motif-containing protein 1 isoform X1; protein product: MEEFIVISDDSGSESSGGPRSGRARRIRRALSRTPSALPRRTVDFIDLTRETRPRAKDRNGLCVIDLTGTEEEDSPIATLDLTQESVAPSQKEPTSLQTCANLSNKEVMEGRVDRSSRPGTQRVVNNDPVDLDLLEETTFECPQHLTSISQDSVYPAEPNCSSTAFKGDFGFLASLQLTSDVHFPSPTSNNGSSSNQRAPLPCPLQASPCPLQASPCPPRASSCPPRALSCPPQTMQCQPQALPHPPQEVPCPSQDVPCPQNEPCPQQDMPGPPQDSLWPPQLSPSPPQDSLWPPQHSPSLPQDSSWPPQLSPNPPQDSLCPPQDSLGLPQEVPGPPQNISYPLNVAHLQDMPQSLQDAPQSPADMPQTPTDMRHSPGDMPLSPEDVPHLPGAMPPSPEDMPRSPGDVPLSADVSQSPGNTPHSPRDGPHLTGDVPHLPEDVLHTSGDTPRPLRDLPDLPQDKPDLPQNDVQNHDTPMDISASSSRSCSPSPQSPLEKVPWLSVLETPARKEISLSEPAKPGSAQVQVRTPQGRLLNRPCLHRLKYFLRPPVHHLFFQTLIPDKDTRESKCRKAEVIPHRRLRMVTNTIEENFPLGTMQFLMDFVSPQHYPPREIVAHIIQKILLSDSETLDVLKEAYMLLMKIQQLHPANAKTVEWDWKLLSYIMEEEGQNLPGRVLFLRYVVQTLEDDFQQMLRRQRQHLQQSIASTVLSCDKQPHNVRCHQVDFQLIATPCDRVELPYRVFLALIFMETDHQVHLLTGDVIKWLVKVVTEDELTEPPNENQTSSETRILKASSSHPSPQPNLTKNTNQLIVCQLQRMLSIAVEVDRTPTCSSNKIAEMMFGFVLDIPERSQREMFFTTMESHLLRCKVLEIIFLHSCETPTRLPLSLAQALYFLNNSTSLLKCQSDKTQWQTWDELVEHLQFLLSSYQHVLREHLRSSVIDRKDLIIKRIKPKPQQGDDITAVDVEKQIEAFRGRLIQMLGEPLVPQLQDKVHLLKLLLFYAADLNPDDEPAPKT
- the SIMC1 gene encoding SUMO-interacting motif-containing protein 1 isoform X3; amino-acid sequence: MEEFIVISDDSGSESSGGPRSGRARRIRRALSRTPSALPRRTVDFIDLTRETRPRAKDRNGLCVIDLTGTEEEDSPIATLDLTQESVAPSQKEPTSLQTCANLSNKEVMEGRVDRSSRPGTQRVVNNDPVDLDLLEETTFECPQHLTSISQDSVYPAEPNCSSTAFKGDFGFLASLQLTSDVHFPSPTSNNGSSSNQRAPLPCPLQASPCPLQASPCPPRASSCPPRALSCPPQTMQCQPQALPHPPQEVPCPSQDVPCPQNEPCPQQDMPGPPQDSLWPPQLSPSPPQDSLWPPQHSPSLPQDSSWPPQLSPNPPQDSLCPPQDSLGLPQEVPGPPQNISYPLNVAHLQDMPQSLQDAPQSPADMPQTPTDMRHSPGDMPLSPEDVPHLPGAMPPSPEDMPRSPGDVPLSADVSQSPGNTPHSPRDGPHLTGDVPHLPEDVLHTSGDTPRPLRDLPDLPQDKPDLPQNDVQNHDTPMDISASSSRSCSPSPQSPLEKVPWLSVLETPARKEISLSEPAKPGSAQVQVRTPQGRLLNRPCLHRLKYFLRPPVHHLFFQTLIPDKDTRESKCRKAEVIPHRRLRMVTNTIEENFPLGTMQFLMDFVSPQHYPPREIVAHIIQKILLSDSETLDVLKEAYMLLMKIQQLHPANAKTVEWDWKLLSYIMEEEGQNLPGRVLFLRYVVQTLEDDFQQMLRRQRQHLQQSIASTVLSCDKQPHNVRCHQVDFQLIATPCDRVELPYRVFLALIFMETDHQVHLLTGDVIKWLVKVVTEDELTEPPNENQTSSETRILKASSSHPSPQPNLTKNTNQLIVCQLQRMLSIAVEVDRTPTCSSNKIAEMMFGFVLDIPERSQSFAIPLGIK
- the SIMC1 gene encoding SUMO-interacting motif-containing protein 1 isoform X2 codes for the protein MEEFIVISDDSGSESSGGPRSGRARRIRRALSRTPSALPRRTVDFIDLTRETRPRAKDRNGLCVIDLTGTEEEDSPIATLDLTQESVAPSQKEPTSLQTCANLSNKEVMEGRVDRSSRPGTQRVVNNDPVDLDLLEETTFECPQHLTSISQDSVYPAEPNCSSTAFKGDFGFLASLQLTSDVHFPSPTSNNGSSSNQRAPLPCPLQASPCPLQASPCPPRASSCPPRALSCPPQTMQCQPQALPHPPQEVPCPSQDVPCPQNEPCPQQDMPGPPQDSLWPPQLSPSPPQDSLWPPQHSPSLPQDSSWPPQLSPNPPQDSLCPPQDSLGLPQEVPGPPQNISYPLNVAHLQDMPQSLQDAPQSPADMPQTPTDMRHSPGDMPLSPEDVPHLPGAMPPSPEDMPRSPGDVPLSADVSQSPGNTPHSPRDGPHLTGDVPHLPEDVLHTSGDTPRPLRDLPDLPQDKPDLPQNDVQNHDTPMDISASSSRSCSPSPQSPLEKVPWLSVLETPARKEISLSEPAKPGSAQVQVRTPQGRLLNRPCLHRLKYFLRPPVHHLFFQTLIPDKDTRESKCRKAEVIPHRRLRMVTNTIEENFPLGTMQFLMDFVSPQHYPPREIVAHIIQKILLSDSETLDVLKEAYMLLMKIQQLHPANAKTVEWDWKLLSYIMEEEGQNLPGRVLFLRYVVQTLEDDFQQMLRRQRQHLQQSIASTVLSCDKQPHNVRDVIKWLVKVVTEDELTEPPNENQTSSETRILKASSSHPSPQPNLTKNTNQLIVCQLQRMLSIAVEVDRTPTCSSNKIAEMMFGFVLDIPERSQREMFFTTMESHLLRCKVLEIIFLHSCETPTRLPLSLAQALYFLNNSTSLLKCQSDKTQWQTWDELVEHLQFLLSSYQHVLREHLRSSVIDRKDLIIKRIKPKPQQGDDITAVDVEKQIEAFRGRLIQMLGEPLVPQLQDKVHLLKLLLFYAADLNPDDEPAPKT